The Sorangiineae bacterium MSr11954 DNA segment GTGGAGCGGTTCGTGCGCGCGGCGGTCGTCCTGGGGCTGGTCGCCGTCGCTGCATTTGCGTACGTGAAGCAGCAGGTGGCAAACCTTCAGCAAGAGCGCGTTCCGTACCTCTGGAGCCCGCGCGTGGAGCGAGTACGACGCCGATGATCGAGCTCGAACGAACGAAGGCGCGCGCGGCACCCGTCGGGCTCGGCCCGCTCTCCGCGAGCTTCGGGGCCGGCATTTGGGCGATCCTCGGCACCAAGAGCGACGGCGTCTCCCTCTTGCTCGACGTCCTCGCGGCGCGCGTGCGGCACAAAGCCGGAGGCGTGACCGTCCTCGGCGATTCCCCCGATGCGCCGGAGATCCGCCGCGCCGTGGGCTATGTGCCGCTCGACGCGGTGCTGCCCGACGAGCTGCGCGTCGCCGAGGCGCTGGAGCTCGCGCGCGCCATTCGCGGGGATGGTACCGCCGGGAGCTCGGCCGCACGAAATTCGGCTGCCGGTGGCTTGGCCGCAGTTAATTCGGCTGCGGCCGGTTCTACCGCACGAAATTCGGCCGCCGACCCGGTGGCGCGGTTGTCGCAGCTGGGGCTCGAGTCGCTGGCGCCGCGGCGGCTGCGCACCTTGGATCGAGCGGAGATCCGGGCGGTGGCCATGGCCGAAGCGCTCACCTCGCAGGCGGTGCGCGTTCTTCTGGTGGAGGAGCCCTTCCTGGCCATGGATGCGCGCGCCGTTTCGGTGCTGCCGAAGCTCCTCCGACAGCGCGCGAAAGATGGGGCGTGCATCGTGATTGGGACCGCCTCCCCGCGCGACGCGCGCGCCCTGACGGACAAGCACCTGACCCTCGAGCGCGGCGTCCTCTCCGAGGCGGCCCCGCACCGCCCGTCCGAGGTGGAGCTTCACGTCGTGGCCAGCGATCCGCGGATCCTCGCCGGCGCGCTGGCCCGCGAAGAGGCGGCGCTCGCGATCGTCGCCAGCGATCACGGCGTGATCGTGCGAGGGACGGATCCCCTGGCGATGGCCGGCGCCGTCTCGCGCGCCGTCCTCGCCTCGGGCGTTACGCTCGACGCGCTCCGGCTCGAGGA contains these protein-coding regions:
- a CDS encoding ATP-binding cassette domain-containing protein produces the protein MIELERTKARAAPVGLGPLSASFGAGIWAILGTKSDGVSLLLDVLAARVRHKAGGVTVLGDSPDAPEIRRAVGYVPLDAVLPDELRVAEALELARAIRGDGTAGSSAARNSAAGGLAAVNSAAAGSTARNSAADPVARLSQLGLESLAPRRLRTLDRAEIRAVAMAEALTSQAVRVLLVEEPFLAMDARAVSVLPKLLRQRAKDGACIVIGTASPRDARALTDKHLTLERGVLSEAAPHRPSEVELHVVASDPRILAGALAREEAALAIVASDHGVIVRGTDPLAMAGAVSRAVLASGVTLDALRLEEQKP